AGTGAATTCTCATATATACTACCTAATCCTAACAATAGGTATTACTACtattggcattatttttttaaacattatatacatgataaaaaaattaaggcTCACTTGTATAGATGTATTATATTTAACCATATCCATACAGATTAAGAATTTCAGTTGtaggggcatccctgggtggctcagcagtttagcacctgcctttggcccagggtgcgatcctggagtccagggatcgaatcccgcgtcgggctcccggcatggacctgcttctccctcctcctgtgtctctgcctctctctctctcataaataaataaatctttaaaaaaaaaaaaagaatttcagctGTATTCAAGGGGAACATTTTTGTAGGACTGTTGTTGCTTTGTTTCCAACTACAAAACACTGCTGGCAGTGTAATTTTATTTCACACCACCAATGTTCATATTTATGAACATATGCCTcaagataaattcttagaagtgaGACTCTGGGTTAAGTACTATGTTTTTAAgcttaaataaatgtcttttaagtgtcaatttttttttaaaggatggctTAGAGTTATTACCTGatgtctcattaaaaaaagataacaggaCTGAGACTCAGGTCTATAGATTCTCAAATTTCATTCTGCTCTGCTACATCACATCATTTTTCTATGGCTACAAAATGAAGCATGTGCGCCTGCAAACTTACCGAGCAGCCAGCTATCTTTGTGCATTCCAGCTTCAAAATGACTATTGAGGGAAGACTGCTGTAGCACAGCATAGTCCTGTAGGCTGCCTGGCCAGTTGGTCTCCACAGTCATTAGTGCCCCTCTGATGTCACACACCATCAGGCAGTTCAAAGAATGCAGACCTTTGCGATTCACATAGGAGAGGTCTTCAGCATTTGGTGCCTTGATTGCCACATGGATACAGTCAACCACCCCTATTACCCCTGGCATCCCTGCCAAGCCATAGAATTCATCCTTTAGAGCCTGCATGGAGGCTTCATCAGCTGGAAAGCGAATGAACTGTGTGGCTCTTTCCACAAGTGCTTCGGTGACATTGGCAACACATCGACTCATAGATGCCTGACTGATTCCAATAGCATCTCCCATCCGAGTCTGGAAGGAACCTGAAGTATAGAAGCCCAGTGCTGCAAGGATCTGTGTCTCTGGGCTAATAGCTCTGGATCTCTGAGTAGGTCTAGAAAGACTTGCCCCCAAGAGCTCCACCAAGTAATAAATGAACTGTCGAGGAAACCCATACATGGACATCAAGTATTCATCAGTCACGTCATCCAGCTTAAAGCGGTCCAGTGTGCGGTGACCTCGGCCATACAGCAAGAGATCACAGTCAAGCACTGTTATTGGTATAGCCATGGTACACAGAAATGtgatctctccttccctctgctacTTTTCCTGAATTCCTCCCAGTGAAGATGTTGGTTCAAGAAGGTATTTAAGGAAGTGTCAGAATTCAGCAGCTACCCATCAGTTAAATGGCTCTGGCATTTATACTCTTCTCTCtgtaaaggttaaaaaaaaaaaaaaaaaaaaagcattagaaaCCGACCAAAGACTTTAAAGTGATTCAAAGGCTACAACAGCTCCTTTTCTCGAACTTTCATTCTGTCCAAGCAAAAGGTGCTATACCTGTAACTTTGGGTTTTTCTCCACTAACTCATAGCTGTACAATAGGCTTGCTTTGGTTTGAAAGATAATGGGAGTTGTTTTGTATTGTAGCAGAGCAGCTCCCTGGACACAggagtaggaaggaaggaaggaaggaaggaaggaagggagggagggagggagggagggagggaggagggagggaggaagggagggagggagggaggaaggaaggaaaggagggagggagggagggaggatgggagatGATTTTGGTGGCTCACTTAATCCTTGGGATTTGaactggaaagagaaaaggattaatggaggaggggcacctggctggctcagtccctaGAGGGAGGgtctcttgatctctgggttttaAGTTCCAGCCTTatgctggatgtagagattacttaaaaataaaatccttggggcagcctgggtggctcagcggtttagcgcccgccttccgcccagggcgtgatcctggagacccagaatcgagtcccacgtcgtgctccctgcatggagcctgcttctccttctgcctgtgtctgtctctgcctctctctctcatgaataaataaaatcctttacaAAAAAGATTAATGGAGGCGATAGCATAATTacccaaaaggaaaaagaggtcTGCCCCTAACTACACAGGCCACGAACTGGCTGACTTAAGTCTTAACTACTCCGGGCAGGGATTAGTCACGGCGCATTACTCAAGccctctggctccacctggtaaGAACGAGAGGAACGTGAGGCGCGCTAAAACCAGTCTAGCAAGAGAGGTGGGGGCAAAAAACTGCCCACGGTCCAGCCCGGCGGACTCAGATCGTGTGCTCTAACGACAGGCTCTTAAAAAGTGCCTTAGAAGTGATACTTATGCGCCGGCCACTCAAAGTCAGCCAAGGCCCGTCACCCACCTCTCCGCGGCTGCCGGGTTACCAGCAgcactccccacccacccagtGGGTCCGGCCCTCCAGTGGAACCCGCCGCCGCGCACTAGCCGCCACGGCGCTCACCATAGGTACCGCCCCCTTGCGTCAGCATCCTCCCCACGCCGCGTCCTCACTGCCGCTGCCGCGGCGACGTGCGGTTCCGCGGCGCACATTCCACACTCGGCCCAAACATTCTCACTCTTTCAAAGAACCTCCGTCTTTGcgactttctttccttctgagacACTTGGAAAAATTGGTGAGAAAGATTTACATGGAAAGGAAATCAACTTTTatgggaataaagaggaaagagatgAAACAGGGCGTCCACGCTGTAGCGAAAGTGCGGATGAGGTTTGGCAGCTGTATTTCCTCCTAGCCATcttcctaccccccccccccccccccccgccttcatCCGAGCGGATGAAAACAAACACTAACGATGGCGGTGCCGGGAGGCCACCGGCTGCTGCGCTTAAGGCAGGAGTGATCGCTTGAGCTGTGAGGGCACTCTTGAAGAGCGCCGGTCAATGTGAGTGCGACAACTCGCGCAGTCCTAGGAGTGAAACACCCGGGCCCACGAGCCACGAGCCTCCTGAAGCGTGAGGTATCTATCTGCGACCCCTGCTGTCACTGCAGCTCCGGAGCGCAGAGCCCTCAGCCAGGAGGCGCAGCTGGCCGGCCCCAGGCCTCGGCCTCCGTAATGAGAGCCCTGAGCCACTCTCTATGTCGCAGCTTCGCAGGTACTAACTTTAGTGGGGATACCCCCAGGTCACTCAGCGCCCCCGGGTGGGAGGCTATGGATCTGCGGCCTATCGGGTACCTCCTTGTGAGAACGAAGCTGAATAGCTGCAGTACAGTCCCCAGAGCTTTGGGAAGTCGGGCTGGTGTAGGCCCCATTGGCTCTCTGGCTCCTAGTGTTTACAGAAATCCCCAAAGCTTTCACCTACTTTCTCAGTTTTTTGGGTTATCATGTAAGTCTTTTTGGAGGTAATTTGTGAGACCGTAAGTCCGGTGTTGGTATCAATATGAGTGAAGTAGGTTTTCATTCAGTCAAGAtttgttgggggggggaggggagcttgCTGACTGCGAAATATGCACTCCGCGTGTAGGTGAGGGTAGCTGTTGACTAGTGAAAAAAAAGGACCCAAAGTTCACCACTATCTTCTTACCGGCAGTGGAACGACCTGTGGAAAGCTGCGATCCATTCTCATTTAATAAATCTCTGGGTAAGTGGCTAAGCACCATTTTGGGTTCATTATTAACTCACCTCCGTTTTCACTTTGCAAGTCAGTTCTCAGTTTGCCTTGTCAATCGATCGAAGCATTTCGCTTTCAGTATTTTCTCTTAGAGAGCTGGATCATTATACTTAATTTAAAACTCGTCTTCTAAGATGGTAGAATTTATTACACACTTAGAGTGAGACGTATCCAATAATAAGAAACAACAGACCTTTCCTTTACACTAATTTCTAGGTTTTCATGTGTTAGTCCTTTTCTGTGCTGCTGTGGTGGCTCCAACTAAAttacacttttttgttttgttttcaactcCATTTTTCAGCTAAGCAGACGTAAATGCTTGTGAAATGGAATCctgagttaatatttttaatgcacAGTGGATGATCAATAAGTGCTGAAGCAAGTGTCAAATATACTGATCTGTATAATAAGATAAGTGTACTTAATTTATGCACTTTTCAAATTGTACCCCTTTGGGTATAAAGTTAAGAATATGGCAACTTTTGAGATTCACATTTCATAAAAATTGCAAACCATTGGGCTTTCCATTACTGTACTTAAACTTAACAGTTCTTattgtgtatttgtattttagGAGTGGTTATTAaaattgagtttaaaaagttgaatctagggatccctggatggctcagcagtttagcacctcccttcgacccagggcgtgatcctggagacccaggatcaggtcccgcatcaggctccctgcatggagcctgcttctccctctgcctgtgtctctgcctctctctctgtgcctctcatgaataaataaatatttttaagaagataaaaataaaaagttgaatctggggcaactggatggctcaatcaattaagcatctacctgtggctcaggtcatgatcctgcggttCTGGGATGGAACCTCGAGTCAGGCTCCGTggtcagtgggaagtctgcttctctctctccctcttccctttgtgctctctctctctcaaataaataaataaaatcttgaataaaataattggaaaaactGCAGATCTTGAGCTACTAAACACTccttatattgttttatttaaggATTAAGAATCAGCTGGACACAGTGAAGTCCTACcatatatgcacaatggaattaTACTGTATGAATGTGGAGGCAAGAGATTTTTATTATCCTGCCCCCATCCACCCTGAATTAGCTGTATTAGCTTATGCTCAGAGCAGGGTGCCCATAGCCTAAATGCAAAAAGAAGACATTAACCTTTGAATTTTCAGACACCCAAGTCCTACCCAAAAATATCCAAAGATAATTTTGCCTACTGAGAAAAAGTACCCACTGTAGAAATTATTGTACCCACTTGATAAGGTGCATTCCCATACTCTGCATTATATTTTGCTTAAATGGGAGTGGAAAGTGTTTTGGAATCTTTATCTGTAGAGAAGTTATTAACCTTAGTAATACCTGAAAACCGctgaaacttcatttttaaagatttgtttatttattttagagagagagtgctgAGCATGGGTTGattgggggcttgatctcatgaacctgagaccagacctgagccaaaaccaagagctgggcgcttaaccgactgcactacccaggtgcccctgaaacttcatttaaaattcttttttcctttttttttaatcttttttattttttttaaagatttatttatttatttatttatttatgatagagagagagagagagagagaggcagagacacaggaggagggagaagcaggctccattcagggagcctgacgtgggactcgatcccgggactccaggatcgcgccctgggccaagggcaggcgccaaaccgctgagccacccagggatcccctccttttttttttctttttttttttttaaagattttatttatttacttatgagagacacagaggcagagacacagagggagaagcaagcttccatacagggagcccgacgtgggactcaatcctgggtctccaggatcacaccctaggctgaaggcagcgctaagcctctgagccacctggactgcctgAATAATTCCATTCTTAACACTGGGTTAGAGTGCTGTTTAGATTAGAGGATGAGCACACCTAAATTCCTCATTATGACTCTATTATtcaactttgttttcatttttattttttaatgcaaaaaaggCATAGAGGCTCATTAAGAAATGCAGGCTATTTACCTCATACTGCCTAAGACTTTTGGCGTGTTATGTTCACTTGAGAGTCTTCAAATactatagttaattttttttcactaaaagtTAACTATTGAACAAAGGTTACCTAGATTTTGTATGCGGATAATTTAGAAGTAATTTCCAGTTTGGGATGTTCAGCTGAGTAAGGCACCATTTTTTCATTAATGGGTTTAATATAGGAGAGGGCTCATGGGCTGCTGGTCCTTACTTCCTCTCAGTCAAATTGTGGAAACCAATAAAAACTGTAAGTAGTCCCTGATAGGATAAGGGCAGTACAGCCAGGAAGAATGCAAAGGAGGCTATCTAGGCCTCTCTGCCCAAGGACTGTCAACAAACTTTTCTTATAGTTTGGTTTTAAATCTTAAAAGGATTTAAAATCCTTACAGGAATGTAAAAttagttttaggggcacctgagtggcttagtggttgagcactggcctttggctcaggtcgtgatctcggattcctgggattgagtcccatgtcaggctccctgcagggagcctgcttcttcctctgcctatgtctctgcctctctatgtatctctcatgaataaataaaatcttcaaaaaaaattagttttcgATGTTTTAAGTAGGTTTCTTAAAGGGATTTACAGTTAATTTAaaatagttgtttaaaaaaaaagtttttaactaTAAATGGTGGGTCAGTTTATTAGAGAAATCCTCTCAGTGCCAGTGTAGGTGGCACAGGAAATTTGTTTTGTCCTCGTGGTTTCCCCCATATGTCCTTGGTTACAAGAGAAGGGCACACCACTACTTAGGAAAACAACTCCATTAACATGCAGAGTTGACTGCCAGCCAGTACAGTAGTATCTTCTTAGTAAAATAAAGGTAACTAAAGAATTTATAGCAGTGCTAACTGAATAGTGTTATTTTGGAAAATGCTGCTTTCACTTTTGACTTTTGATTCATACAAATGTGAAAGAGACGCAGTTAAAAATCCTCTCATATTCTCTCCAGTCGTAAGGCTTGTTTGTTCCCCACCCTCTCCAATTCTTTCTATATTGCCCACAACTATTAGGTCATTAGGAGAGATTATACTGCGAAATACTGAGATTGGGATGTCCTGCTTTAAATATAAGTTTAAGGATGTTTTTACCCCAAATCTATTTCAGTTGGAATTTTCAAGAAACCAGATATTTGGccttatttattctttgaaataaGTAGTTAATAAGAATGGCTTTATCTTTATTCCCACCTgccatttttttttggtttatttgattTCTGGTTTCTTAAATTGAATACTTATTTAAgtcttttaaagtaatttaaggCTATACATTTTCTTCTGAATTCTTTTACTGTATCTCTTTTTTATTGTCAGATAGTctccattttgttaatttctagATAATTGtaactttggtttttatttcagtgtttattATAAGAAGCTTCTTAATTTATACATGGTTAACTTTTTGTTGTATATTTCTAGTTTATTGGATTATGGGCAAAGGCAtcttggaaaaaatttttttaattttaattttaattttttttaaagattttatttatttattcatgagacacacacagagagagaagcagagacacaggtagagggagaagcaggctccacgcagggagcccgacatggaactcgatctcgggaccccaggatcacgccctgggctgaaggcaggcacaaactgctgagccacccaggaatccccggaaaattttttttaacggTCAAGAGCAtgattaattaattacatttccTGAACCTGAGAGAAGAATATGAAAGGTCAAGTTAGATAACAAGATAATTATTGAGGGTCTCATGTAGCAAGTACTCATTATCTCATTCAATTCTCACCACAACCCAATGagctaggtatttatttatttatttatttttatttattttttaagattttatttatttattcagagagagagagaggcagagacacaggcagagggagaagcaggctccatgcagggagcccgacgtgggactcgatcccgggtctccaggatcacaccccgggctgcaggcggcgctaaaccgctgcgccaccggggctgccctaggtaTTTATTTACCAACATTTTGTAAGAAAGGAAtctgaggggcagcccaggtggctcagtggtttagtgctgctttcagcccggggtgtgatcctggagacccgggatcgagtcccacgtcgggctccctgcatggagcctgcttctcccttttcctgtgtctgtgcttctctctgtgtgtgtgtctctcatgaataaataaataaaatcttaaaaaaaaaaaaaggaatctgaggTACAGAAAGATTGagtgacagggcacctgggtggttcagtgtttgagtgtctgcctttggttgtgatctcgggatccatacagggagcctgcctctccctctgcctaggtctctgcctctgtctctgtctctcatgaataaataaatagaatcttaaaaaaaaaaaaaagagagattgagTGACTTGCCCTGTCAGTACTATTACATAGAGACTTGGTATTATTATTCAAGTcctctgtatttttgtttgtacTGTCAGAGAAGTATATTGAATCTTCAGGTATAGTTTTGGTTTGATCAAGCTCTCCTAGTATCTCTAGgaatttttgctttatgtattttattgctGTATTGCTTATGTATAAAGGTTTACAGTAATTATATTTTCTGAGAGTATTTTGTCATTACTCAGTATCCCTTTTAATCTCATTTTTGTCACTTTCGGCCTAGAATTTTGTAAATATTgctacttctgctttcttttctttctttcctcattctctctctctttttttaaagctgagttatctgcttatttctttattttcaaacttcCTTTGTAACTCTTTAGGTAGGAAGCCTGTTTCAGTTGTTTAAACCTTTCTGTTCTATTCCTCAGTTGTCTACAAAGAACTTTCTAAATGGAAAAGATCTCTACAGTTTAATAATAATTCTAATACTTAGAAAGTGGGGAAATtactgttttgttctgtttgtacttgaactttttttcttagttattcCTGATTTGCCATACTGAGCTTTTCAGTCTGaatctaaaacattaaaaaattctatGTTAAAAACCAGAGGGGTGCCTGGTAGagcagtcagttaagcttccgactcttggttttgggtcaggtcatgatctcaggaacctgggatcgagccctgtgtcaggctctgctctgggcataGAGTCtacctgaggattctctctctccctctccttctacccctccccattcacatgctctctctctctctctctctctctctcaaacaacaaaacaaaactggaaaacagacttttttttgtAAACTTTAGTTAacttttttcaaggttttttttttttttttttttttttttttttaaagtaaactccatgcccagcatggagccctatgagtggcttgaactcacaatcctgagattaagacctgagctgaaatcaagactcacttaactaactgagccacccagacacccataACTTTTCCCAGTTTGAAGGACTGGAAATACTATCTGGAGTCATTTTTATATAATCTCTTGCCAAATTATCCAGTTGTTTCATTGGaattatttgtccttttcttctttgttgtttGTGTCACCTTAAATCCAGTGTTATCACCAGCTCTTGTCTGGATTGCTGAAGAAACTTCTTAGCTGGTCTCTCTGcttcttgtctcttttctttatcttccccTCTGTATTCAGATTAATGTCCCTAAATCTTTAtccaaagaaaaatctacattgaCTCCCTACTTTTAGAGTCTCTTTTGCTCACTTTGATGACTCCTTAGTAATCTGGCCAGAACATAGTTaccccctttatttttctttaccccTTTACATGAAAATTCTCAGCTGAGTATTTCCTAATTTTGCTTCTCCCTTAttgtttctcctcttcctttgtgACTCCACTTACACATATGTTAGACCTATTCCTGTGTCCTTTGTGTCTCAGGTAACCACATGTCTCATTTTGTACCTGTTTTCATGGTATGATTAAATACCTTAAATCATgccctttcactctcaaaagtatCCTATAAGCATGTGGtcattttgtgtctctcatacacttttctttttaaagattttatttatttattcatgaaagacacagaaagagagagagagtcagagacacagagcgagaaacaggctccccacaaggagcccgatgtgagacttgatcctggatcctgggatcacaccctgagccaaaggcaggcgctcagctgctgagccacccaggggtccctctcaTACGCTTTTCTTTATCTTCTATCCTTTTGCCCTTCTTTGCTTCAttcctgatattttcttttgGCCTATATTCATGTTCACTCTAACTTCTGCTGGTCTAATCTGCTGTTAGACTCAACCATTGGGTTCttaatttaatgttttgttttttagttctaTAATTTCTACTTGGTTCATTTTGCAGTGTTTAGTTCTCAGAATCCTCAATTTTGTGCTCTATTTAATTGAGCATATTAAGCAtagtaatttttaagaatgtgtcttataattatttatttctaatgtcTATTGTAGCTATTAGATTTTGGTCATTTGGGTTTATCTCCATGAATGCTCAGTTTATTGTAATAGtgcaaaatattatatatgaaaaatcatAATTTGCAGGCTAAGGTGACATTATTTTCTTCCAGAGAGAAATTACATGTGTTTTTGGCAAAGGCTAAGGATAGACCTTATCCCACATTGTTGAAGATGAGTgatgcttaaaatttttcataataaaaactttttaaaacgtTCTCTGGAAGTCATACAAAATATAACTACATTTAATTGCTTCCTAAGAGAAGAATATCCACTGttttggtaaattaaaaaaaaataatagtgtatTTGCCTGGGTTGTGTATTACGGATAAAAACGGAAAGAGGAATAGAGATGGACTGTGAAGAACAAGGAAGTacttggagaaaaaggaaaagaagacctATACGTAATATCTGTCATCTCTGTCCCTTTTGTCCTCATTTTGTGTGCTAATCTTAAAATTCAACCCATTACCTAATGTAAAATGGTatggctgctttggaaaacagtttggcagtttctcaaaaagttaaatgttgaattaccatatgacccagtaattccctTTGTAGGTGTATATAAAGAGTTGAGAACATATGTtaacacaaaaacttgtacatgaatgttcttagcagtattatttataatagccaaaaaaatggAGACAGCTCAGatgttcatcagctgatgaattaGTAAACAGAATGTGGTgtagccatacaatggaatattatttggccataaaaaggaatgaagtactgagaCCTTATATAATATAGATTGAACCTTGAAAAccttttgctaagtgaaagaaacaagtGACAAAGACCACATATTACATAACTtcctttatatgaaatgtccaggataAGCAAGTCTGTAGCTACAAAGTGAATTAGTGGTAGCACTAGGtcctagaaggagagagaaatgagtaGTGACTCGTGACAGATGTGAGATTCCATTGGACTGTAATGAAAATGTGGTGATTGTGCAtctttgtgaatatattaaaaagcaccaatctgtacactttaaaatggcgAACTTTATGatacatgaattatatctcagtttttaagaaaagctatataaaatgatttaaaaaaaaaaaaaacctcttagctTTCTCAACATCCTGAGTCACCCTGCCTGCCCCATTCAAAAGCTCTAGATCTGTGTCCCCTTCCTTCCAG
This is a stretch of genomic DNA from Canis aureus isolate CA01 chromosome 21, VMU_Caureus_v.1.0, whole genome shotgun sequence. It encodes these proteins:
- the HARBI1 gene encoding putative nuclease HARBI1, with the translated sequence MAIPITVLDCDLLLYGRGHRTLDRFKLDDVTDEYLMSMYGFPRQFIYYLVELLGASLSRPTQRSRAISPETQILAALGFYTSGSFQTRMGDAIGISQASMSRCVANVTEALVERATQFIRFPADEASMQALKDEFYGLAGMPGVIGVVDCIHVAIKAPNAEDLSYVNRKGLHSLNCLMVCDIRGALMTVETNWPGSLQDYAVLQQSSLNSHFEAGMHKDSWLLGDSSFFLRTWLMTPLHIPETPAEYRYNMAHSATHSVIEKTFRTLCSRFRCLDGSKGALQYSPEKSSHIILACCVLHNISLEHGMDVWSSPMTGPMEQPPEEEFEHMESLDLEADRIRQELMLTHFS